The Drosophila teissieri strain GT53w chromosome X, Prin_Dtei_1.1, whole genome shotgun sequence genome has a segment encoding these proteins:
- the LOC122624451 gene encoding DNA topoisomerase 1 isoform X4, giving the protein MTDAQSIHIQNGGSCEVVQSNGVTTNGHGHHHHHHSSGSSSKHKSSSKDKHRDKEREHKSSSSSSSSKEHKSSSRDKDRHKSSSSSSSKHRDKDKERDGSSHRSSSSSSHRDKDGSSSSKHKSSSSSGHHKSSSKDKERRDKDKDRSSSSSSRHKSSSSSSRDKERSSSSHKSSSSSSSKSKHSSSRHSSSSSSSKDPPSYDGVFVKPEPVSQPLMHSGPVDPFQMQQLGGYEAATAANFNGNGNDGGLNYKNGYEESIVDIKKEDESFNNLSQASSCDYSMSQFRADEPPFEVKHEQSYVEEDSTMNYNDQEDETEAMDDDEEDVPLAMRKRKQEAPDRGDGGMDDDDDDIPLLARKKVKKEKIKKESKEKSKKRVKEEPSDDYGSAKPKKKKMKKEPEVVSPTKRQKTKVKEEEEEVWRWWEEEKRADGVKWSTLEHKGPVFAPRYERVPRNVRFYYDGKPLELSEETEEAATFYAKMLNHDYCTKEVFNNNFFKDFRKSMTNKEKEIIKDFRKCGFQEMFNFFQAESEKRKAATKEEKLIKKNENEALMKEFGFCMIDGHKEKIGNFRLEPPGLFRGRGEHPKMGMIKRRIQASDVSINCGKESKVPSPPPGSRWKEVRHDNTVTWLASWIENVQGQVKYIMLNPSSKLKGEKDHIKYETARRLDKVIDKIRATYRDEWKSKEMRVRQRAVALYFIDKLALRAGNEKDEDQADTVGCCSLRVEHVQLHKELNGKENVVVFDFPGKDSIRYYNEVEVEKRVFKNLELFMEHKKDGDDLFDRLNTQVLNEHLKELMEGLTAKVFRTYNASKTLQSQLDLLTDPSATVPEKLLAYNRANRAVAILCNHQRSVPKSHEKSMENLKEKIKAKREAIKKCEAEYHSRDEKKGKQLERLKDQLKKLELQETDRDENKTIALGTSKLNYLDPRISVAWCKKNDVPIEKIFNKTQRTKFLWAVHMADENYRF; this is encoded by the exons ATGACGGATGCACAG AGCATCCACATACAAAATGGTGGCAGCTGCGAGGTGGTTCAGTCCAACGGAGTGACCACCAATGGACACggacaccaccaccatcaccacagcagcgggagcagcagcaagcatAAATCCTCCAGCAAGGACAAGCACCGTGATAAGGAGAGGGAGCACAAGAGCTCCAGTTCCTCCAGCTCGTCGAAGGAGCACAAGAGCAGCAGTCG CGACAAGGATCGacacaaaagcagcagcagttcgtCGTCGAAGCATcgggacaaggacaaggagcgTGACGGCAGCTCGCATCGCAGCAGCTCATCATCCAGCCATAGGGATAAGGatgggagcagcagcagcaagcacaagtcctcgtcgtcgtctggCCACCATAAGAGCTCCTCAAAGGACAAGGAGCGACGGGATAAGGACAAGGATCGCAGCAGCAGTTCATCCAGCCGGCACAAGTCATCCTCGTCTAGTTCCCGTGACAAagaacgcagcagcagcagtcacaAGAGCTCCTCTTCATCCTCATCGAAGAGCAAACATTCCAGTTCGCGGCACAGCAGCTCATCATCTTCCTCGAAAGATCCGCCATCTTACGATGGAGTGTTTGTTAAGCCGGAGCCTGTTTCCCAACCGCTGATGCACTCGGGCCCGGTGGATCCTTTCCAGATGCAGCAGCTCGGTGGCTACGAAGCCGCAACCGCTGCCAATTTTAATGGCAATGGAAACGATGGCGGTCTCAACTATAAGAACGGCTACGAGGAATCGATCGTAGACATCAAAAAGGAGGACGAGAGTTTCAACAATCTATCGCAAGCCAGCTCCTGTGACTACTCCATGTCCCAGTTTCGCGCCGATGAGCCGCCGTTCGAGGTGAAGCACGAGCAGAGCTACGTCGAAGAGGACAGCACCATGAACTACAATGATCAGGAAGATGAGACCGAGGCGatggacgacgacgaggaggatgtGCCGCTGGCCATGCGCAAGCGCAAACAGGAGGCACCCGATCGCGGTGACGGCGGCAtggatgacgacgacgacgacattCCGCTGCTGGCGCGCAAGAAGGTCAAGAAGGAGAAGATCAAGAAGGAATCCAAGGAAAAGTCTAAAAAGCGGGTCAAGGAGGAGCCGAGCGATGATTACGGCAGTGCcaagccgaaaaagaaaaaaatgaaaaag GAGCCCGAAGTCGTCTCCCCCACCAAACGGCAGAAGACGAAggtgaaggaggaggaggaggaggtgtgGCGATG GTGGGAAGAGGAAAAGCGTGCCGATGGCGTCAAGTGGTCAACGCTGGAGCACAAGGGACCCGTGTTCGCACCGCGGTACGAACGGGTGCCACGCAATGTACGGTTTTACTATGATGGCAAGCCGTTGGAACTCTCGGAGGAAACGGAGGAGGCGGCCACCTTCTATGCCAAGATGCTGAACCACGACTACTGCACCAAAGAAGTGTTCAATAACAACTTCTTCAAGGACTTCCGCAAGTCCATGACGAACAAGGAGAAGGAGATAATCAAGGATTTCCGCAAGTGCGGCTTCCAGGAGATGTTCAACTTCTTCCAGGCGGAGTCCGAAAAACGCAAGGCCGCCACCAAGGAGGAGAAGCTGATCAAGAAGAACGAAAACGAGGCACTCATGAAGGAATTCGGATTCTGCATGATTGATGGGCACAAGGAGAAGATCGGTAACTTCCGTCTGGAGCCGCCGGGTCTGTTCCGCGGCCGTGGCGAGCATCCCAAAATGGGCATGATCAAGCGGCGCATTCAGGCCAGCGATGTGTCCATCAACTGTGGCAAGGAGTCGAAGGTGCCGTCACCGCCGCCCGGATCTCGCTGGAAGGAGGTGCGCCACGACAACACGGTCACTTGGTTGGCCTCCTGGATCGAGAACGTGCAGGGTCAGGTCAAGTACATCATGTTGAATCCATCCTCAAAACTCAAGGGCGAAAAGGATCACATTAAGTACGAGACGGCGCGACGCCTGGACAAGGTCATCGATAAGATTCGTGCCACCTATCGCGACGAGTGGAAGTCCAAGGAGATGAGGGTTCGCCAGCGAGCGGTGGCCCTCTACTTCATCGACAAACTGGCACTGAGAGCAGGCAACGAAAAGGACGAGGATCAGGCCGATACCGTGGGCTGTTGCTCGCTCCGCGTGGAACATGTCCAGCTCCACAAGGAACTGAACGGAAAGGAGAATGTGGTGGTCTTTGATTTCCCCGGTAAGGACTCCATTCGGTATTACAACGAGGTCGAGGTGGAGAAGCGCGTCTTCAAGAACCTCGAGCTGTTCATGGAGCACAAGAAGGATGGCGACGACCTCTTCGATCGACTCAACACCCAGGTGCTCAATGAGCATCTCAAGGAGCTGATGGAAG GACTCACGGCCAAGGTATTCCGTACGTACAACGCTTCAAAAACACTGCAAAGCCAGCTGGATCTGCTGACCGATCCGAGTGCCACGGTTCCGGAAAAGCTGTTGGCCTACAATCGCGCCAACCGTGCCGTGGCCATCCTCTGTAACCATCAGCGTTCCGTGCCCAAAAGCCACGAGAAGTCTATGGAGAATCTGAAGGAGAAGATCAAGGCCAAGCGAGAAGCCATCAAAAAATGCGAGGCCGAATATCAT TCGAGGGACGAAAAGAAGGGCAAACAGCTAGAGCGCCTTAAGGATCAGCTAAAGAAACTAGAGCTACAAGAGACTGATAGAGATGAGAATAAGACCATTGCCCTGGGCACCTCTAAGCTTAACTATCTTGATCCACGCATATCGGTGGCATG GTGTAAAAAGAATGACGTGCCGATCGAGAAGATATTCAACAAAACCCAAAGAACCAAATTTCTGTGGGCCGTGCACATGGCCGATGAGAATTATCGTTTTTAA
- the LOC122624451 gene encoding DNA topoisomerase 1 isoform X5, with translation MKSIHIQNGGSCEVVQSNGVTTNGHGHHHHHHSSGSSSKHKSSSKDKHRDKEREHKSSSSSSSSKEHKSSSRDKDRHKSSSSSSSKHRDKDKERDGSSHRSSSSSSHRDKDGSSSSKHKSSSSSGHHKSSSKDKERRDKDKDRSSSSSSRHKSSSSSSRDKERSSSSHKSSSSSSSKSKHSSSRHSSSSSSSKDPPSYDGVFVKPEPVSQPLMHSGPVDPFQMQQLGGYEAATAANFNGNGNDGGLNYKNGYEESIVDIKKEDESFNNLSQASSCDYSMSQFRADEPPFEVKHEQSYVEEDSTMNYNDQEDETEAMDDDEEDVPLAMRKRKQEAPDRGDGGMDDDDDDIPLLARKKVKKEKIKKESKEKSKKRVKEEPSDDYGSAKPKKKKMKKEPEVVSPTKRQKTKVKEEEEEVWRWWEEEKRADGVKWSTLEHKGPVFAPRYERVPRNVRFYYDGKPLELSEETEEAATFYAKMLNHDYCTKEVFNNNFFKDFRKSMTNKEKEIIKDFRKCGFQEMFNFFQAESEKRKAATKEEKLIKKNENEALMKEFGFCMIDGHKEKIGNFRLEPPGLFRGRGEHPKMGMIKRRIQASDVSINCGKESKVPSPPPGSRWKEVRHDNTVTWLASWIENVQGQVKYIMLNPSSKLKGEKDHIKYETARRLDKVIDKIRATYRDEWKSKEMRVRQRAVALYFIDKLALRAGNEKDEDQADTVGCCSLRVEHVQLHKELNGKENVVVFDFPGKDSIRYYNEVEVEKRVFKNLELFMEHKKDGDDLFDRLNTQVLNEHLKELMEGLTAKVFRTYNASKTLQSQLDLLTDPSATVPEKLLAYNRANRAVAILCNHQRSVPKSHEKSMENLKEKIKAKREAIKKCEAEYHSRDEKKGKQLERLKDQLKKLELQETDRDENKTIALGTSKLNYLDPRISVAWCKKNDVPIEKIFNKTQRTKFLWAVHMADENYRF, from the exons atgaag AGCATCCACATACAAAATGGTGGCAGCTGCGAGGTGGTTCAGTCCAACGGAGTGACCACCAATGGACACggacaccaccaccatcaccacagcagcgggagcagcagcaagcatAAATCCTCCAGCAAGGACAAGCACCGTGATAAGGAGAGGGAGCACAAGAGCTCCAGTTCCTCCAGCTCGTCGAAGGAGCACAAGAGCAGCAGTCG CGACAAGGATCGacacaaaagcagcagcagttcgtCGTCGAAGCATcgggacaaggacaaggagcgTGACGGCAGCTCGCATCGCAGCAGCTCATCATCCAGCCATAGGGATAAGGatgggagcagcagcagcaagcacaagtcctcgtcgtcgtctggCCACCATAAGAGCTCCTCAAAGGACAAGGAGCGACGGGATAAGGACAAGGATCGCAGCAGCAGTTCATCCAGCCGGCACAAGTCATCCTCGTCTAGTTCCCGTGACAAagaacgcagcagcagcagtcacaAGAGCTCCTCTTCATCCTCATCGAAGAGCAAACATTCCAGTTCGCGGCACAGCAGCTCATCATCTTCCTCGAAAGATCCGCCATCTTACGATGGAGTGTTTGTTAAGCCGGAGCCTGTTTCCCAACCGCTGATGCACTCGGGCCCGGTGGATCCTTTCCAGATGCAGCAGCTCGGTGGCTACGAAGCCGCAACCGCTGCCAATTTTAATGGCAATGGAAACGATGGCGGTCTCAACTATAAGAACGGCTACGAGGAATCGATCGTAGACATCAAAAAGGAGGACGAGAGTTTCAACAATCTATCGCAAGCCAGCTCCTGTGACTACTCCATGTCCCAGTTTCGCGCCGATGAGCCGCCGTTCGAGGTGAAGCACGAGCAGAGCTACGTCGAAGAGGACAGCACCATGAACTACAATGATCAGGAAGATGAGACCGAGGCGatggacgacgacgaggaggatgtGCCGCTGGCCATGCGCAAGCGCAAACAGGAGGCACCCGATCGCGGTGACGGCGGCAtggatgacgacgacgacgacattCCGCTGCTGGCGCGCAAGAAGGTCAAGAAGGAGAAGATCAAGAAGGAATCCAAGGAAAAGTCTAAAAAGCGGGTCAAGGAGGAGCCGAGCGATGATTACGGCAGTGCcaagccgaaaaagaaaaaaatgaaaaag GAGCCCGAAGTCGTCTCCCCCACCAAACGGCAGAAGACGAAggtgaaggaggaggaggaggaggtgtgGCGATG GTGGGAAGAGGAAAAGCGTGCCGATGGCGTCAAGTGGTCAACGCTGGAGCACAAGGGACCCGTGTTCGCACCGCGGTACGAACGGGTGCCACGCAATGTACGGTTTTACTATGATGGCAAGCCGTTGGAACTCTCGGAGGAAACGGAGGAGGCGGCCACCTTCTATGCCAAGATGCTGAACCACGACTACTGCACCAAAGAAGTGTTCAATAACAACTTCTTCAAGGACTTCCGCAAGTCCATGACGAACAAGGAGAAGGAGATAATCAAGGATTTCCGCAAGTGCGGCTTCCAGGAGATGTTCAACTTCTTCCAGGCGGAGTCCGAAAAACGCAAGGCCGCCACCAAGGAGGAGAAGCTGATCAAGAAGAACGAAAACGAGGCACTCATGAAGGAATTCGGATTCTGCATGATTGATGGGCACAAGGAGAAGATCGGTAACTTCCGTCTGGAGCCGCCGGGTCTGTTCCGCGGCCGTGGCGAGCATCCCAAAATGGGCATGATCAAGCGGCGCATTCAGGCCAGCGATGTGTCCATCAACTGTGGCAAGGAGTCGAAGGTGCCGTCACCGCCGCCCGGATCTCGCTGGAAGGAGGTGCGCCACGACAACACGGTCACTTGGTTGGCCTCCTGGATCGAGAACGTGCAGGGTCAGGTCAAGTACATCATGTTGAATCCATCCTCAAAACTCAAGGGCGAAAAGGATCACATTAAGTACGAGACGGCGCGACGCCTGGACAAGGTCATCGATAAGATTCGTGCCACCTATCGCGACGAGTGGAAGTCCAAGGAGATGAGGGTTCGCCAGCGAGCGGTGGCCCTCTACTTCATCGACAAACTGGCACTGAGAGCAGGCAACGAAAAGGACGAGGATCAGGCCGATACCGTGGGCTGTTGCTCGCTCCGCGTGGAACATGTCCAGCTCCACAAGGAACTGAACGGAAAGGAGAATGTGGTGGTCTTTGATTTCCCCGGTAAGGACTCCATTCGGTATTACAACGAGGTCGAGGTGGAGAAGCGCGTCTTCAAGAACCTCGAGCTGTTCATGGAGCACAAGAAGGATGGCGACGACCTCTTCGATCGACTCAACACCCAGGTGCTCAATGAGCATCTCAAGGAGCTGATGGAAG GACTCACGGCCAAGGTATTCCGTACGTACAACGCTTCAAAAACACTGCAAAGCCAGCTGGATCTGCTGACCGATCCGAGTGCCACGGTTCCGGAAAAGCTGTTGGCCTACAATCGCGCCAACCGTGCCGTGGCCATCCTCTGTAACCATCAGCGTTCCGTGCCCAAAAGCCACGAGAAGTCTATGGAGAATCTGAAGGAGAAGATCAAGGCCAAGCGAGAAGCCATCAAAAAATGCGAGGCCGAATATCAT TCGAGGGACGAAAAGAAGGGCAAACAGCTAGAGCGCCTTAAGGATCAGCTAAAGAAACTAGAGCTACAAGAGACTGATAGAGATGAGAATAAGACCATTGCCCTGGGCACCTCTAAGCTTAACTATCTTGATCCACGCATATCGGTGGCATG GTGTAAAAAGAATGACGTGCCGATCGAGAAGATATTCAACAAAACCCAAAGAACCAAATTTCTGTGGGCCGTGCACATGGCCGATGAGAATTATCGTTTTTAA